A section of the Ornithinimicrobium sufpigmenti genome encodes:
- a CDS encoding IS481 family transposase, with the protein MVHANAPLSPAGRLRLARCVVDDGWAPARAAERFNVSLTTARRWAGRYRAEGVAGMVDRSSRPTSCPYRTPRRQERRVVGLRVSRRWGPARIAYRLGMHPSTVHKILTRYRCLRLSWTDPATGAPVRAQRRKVRRYEHAAAGDLVHVDIKKLGRIPDGGGHKVAGRQAGKKNRKGIRHGYWYIHNAVDDHSRLAYSELLPDERKETAAGFWARANAYFAAAGITVARVLTDNGACYRSHAFAAALGEDIKHKRTRPYRPQTNGKVERFNRTMLEEWAYARPYTSETERVAAFPTFLHHYNHHRGHTALKGAPPADRVPNLRGQNT; encoded by the coding sequence ATGGTCCACGCTAACGCTCCGCTGTCTCCTGCTGGCCGGTTGCGGCTGGCTCGGTGCGTCGTCGATGACGGCTGGGCACCAGCTCGTGCTGCCGAGCGGTTCAACGTCTCGCTCACTACGGCCAGGCGGTGGGCCGGCCGGTACCGCGCCGAGGGGGTGGCGGGGATGGTGGACCGCTCGAGCCGGCCGACCAGCTGCCCGTACCGCACCCCACGCCGACAGGAGCGGCGGGTGGTCGGGCTGCGGGTGTCCCGCCGCTGGGGACCGGCCCGGATCGCCTACCGCCTGGGCATGCACCCCTCGACCGTGCACAAGATCCTGACCCGCTACCGGTGCCTGCGGCTGTCCTGGACCGACCCGGCCACCGGGGCACCGGTGCGCGCGCAACGGCGCAAGGTCCGCCGCTACGAGCACGCCGCGGCCGGTGACCTGGTCCACGTGGACATCAAGAAGCTGGGCCGCATCCCCGACGGCGGCGGCCACAAGGTCGCCGGCCGCCAGGCCGGCAAGAAGAACCGCAAGGGCATCAGGCACGGCTACTGGTACATCCACAACGCCGTGGACGACCACAGCCGTCTGGCCTACAGCGAGCTGCTGCCCGATGAGCGCAAGGAGACCGCCGCGGGGTTCTGGGCTCGCGCGAACGCCTACTTCGCCGCGGCCGGGATCACCGTGGCCAGGGTGCTGACCGACAACGGAGCCTGTTACCGCTCACACGCCTTCGCCGCCGCCCTCGGCGAGGACATCAAGCACAAGCGAACCCGGCCCTACCGACCGCAGACCAACGGCAAGGTCGAGCGGTTCAACCGCACCATGCTGGAGGAGTGGGCCTACGCCCGCCCGTACACCAGCGAGACCGAACGCGTCGCCGCCTTCCCGACCTTCCTTCATCACTACAATCACCACCGCGGCCACACCGCACTCAAGGGCGCCCCACCGGCTGACCGCGTACCTAACCTCCGTGGGCAGAACACCTAG
- a CDS encoding TetR/AcrR family transcriptional regulator has protein sequence MERGDRSRETLFRGAAELFAANGYHGTGIADLERATGLSRGSIYHHVKGKDDLLFGITTEYLRRLIESGNELLAQALPAAERLRLFSRRVLQEIVEHLPEMTVCFRDLHGVSEGRRGQVLDLHREYEQVWAQMLQRGVDDGTFAPSFSGHLAVKALLGLHHYTYIWVRPDGPMSPDEIADVFTDLALNGILPRAAPEGAG, from the coding sequence ATGGAGCGAGGAGACCGCAGTCGCGAGACGCTGTTTCGCGGAGCTGCCGAACTGTTCGCCGCGAACGGCTATCACGGGACCGGCATCGCCGATCTCGAGCGAGCTACCGGGTTGAGCCGCGGAAGCATCTATCACCACGTGAAGGGGAAGGATGACCTCCTCTTCGGCATCACGACGGAGTACCTGCGCCGCCTGATCGAGTCGGGCAATGAGCTCCTGGCCCAGGCACTGCCGGCCGCTGAGCGCCTGCGGCTGTTCTCCCGCAGGGTGCTGCAGGAGATCGTGGAGCACCTGCCTGAGATGACGGTCTGCTTCCGTGACCTGCACGGAGTATCCGAGGGGCGGCGGGGCCAGGTGCTAGACCTGCACCGAGAGTATGAGCAGGTATGGGCCCAGATGCTGCAGCGCGGCGTCGACGACGGGACGTTTGCGCCCTCGTTCTCAGGCCACCTCGCAGTCAAGGCTCTTCTCGGCCTGCATCACTACACCTACATCTGGGTGCGGCCAGACGGGCCCATGTCGCCTGACGAGATCGCCGACGTCTTCACTGATCTCGCCCTCAACGGCATCCTGCCCCGCGCAGCGCCTGAAGGGGCAGGCTGA
- a CDS encoding short-chain fatty acid transporter yields MGPLNAVVEKYMPSAFLFAVALTAVVAVAALIVTDSGPAEVVDGWGDGLSGLLAFTMQMVLILLLGYMLAHTGPVHRLLVKLGSVPRSEGQAYVFVVVVTAVASLLTWGLGLVVGAVIAKEVARQGKAKGLRLHFPLLVAAGYSGWVVWHMGYSGSGPLAAASEGSFVTELTGQVIPMSETTFSLWNITGAVLTVVAIATAMYLIRPRSTSRIVEVDAEQESAAYIREDINTPADRLDASRWPTTLLGLALASYLVMHFAGGGTLTLDIVNWSFMMLILLLVSCSSEMLALVRSSASNVGDVVFQYPLYAGILGIMASTGLMEWLTQQMVRISTEATFPIIALMSAGLVNIFVPSGGAQFAVQGPIVLDAAQALGVDPAIAIMAVSYGDQWTNMIQPFWALPLLAIAGLKIRDIMGYTTITFLVSGVFFAGTLFIANLIL; encoded by the coding sequence ATGGGTCCGCTCAACGCTGTGGTCGAGAAGTACATGCCCAGCGCCTTCCTCTTTGCCGTCGCGCTGACCGCGGTCGTCGCTGTCGCGGCGCTTATCGTGACCGACTCCGGGCCGGCCGAGGTCGTTGATGGCTGGGGCGACGGCCTATCCGGGCTGCTGGCCTTCACCATGCAGATGGTGCTGATCCTTCTGCTTGGCTACATGCTGGCGCACACCGGACCGGTGCACCGCCTCCTCGTCAAGCTGGGCTCTGTCCCCCGCAGCGAGGGACAGGCCTACGTCTTCGTCGTGGTCGTCACTGCGGTCGCCTCGCTCCTCACCTGGGGTCTCGGGCTGGTCGTCGGTGCAGTCATCGCCAAGGAGGTCGCACGCCAGGGAAAGGCCAAGGGTCTCCGGCTGCACTTCCCCCTCCTCGTGGCCGCCGGTTACTCGGGCTGGGTCGTCTGGCACATGGGCTATTCCGGCTCCGGCCCGCTCGCTGCCGCATCGGAGGGTTCCTTTGTCACAGAGCTCACCGGCCAAGTGATTCCCATGTCGGAGACGACGTTCAGCCTCTGGAATATCACTGGGGCGGTGCTGACCGTGGTGGCCATCGCCACAGCGATGTACCTCATCCGTCCCCGCTCCACCTCGAGAATCGTCGAGGTGGACGCTGAACAGGAGAGCGCTGCCTACATCCGGGAGGACATCAACACCCCTGCCGACCGCTTGGATGCCAGCCGCTGGCCGACCACGCTGCTCGGTCTCGCCCTCGCCTCATACCTGGTGATGCACTTCGCGGGTGGCGGAACGCTGACGCTGGATATCGTCAACTGGTCGTTCATGATGCTCATCCTCCTGCTGGTCAGCTGCTCCAGCGAGATGCTCGCACTGGTCCGCAGCTCGGCCAGCAACGTCGGTGACGTGGTTTTCCAGTACCCGCTGTACGCCGGCATCCTCGGCATCATGGCCAGCACCGGCCTCATGGAGTGGCTGACGCAGCAGATGGTTCGGATATCCACCGAGGCGACCTTCCCCATCATCGCCCTGATGTCCGCGGGACTGGTCAACATCTTCGTTCCCTCAGGCGGGGCGCAGTTCGCGGTGCAGGGGCCGATCGTGCTCGACGCTGCGCAGGCCCTCGGCGTAGATCCGGCCATCGCGATCATGGCCGTCTCGTACGGCGACCAGTGGACCAACATGATCCAGCCGTTCTGGGCGCTGCCGCTCCTCGCGATCGCCGGGTTGAAGATCAGAGACATCATGGGCTACACCACGATTACCTTCCTCGTCTCTGGCGTGTTCTTCGCCGGCACCCTCTTCATCGCCAATCTCATTCTCTGA